The Marinobacter bohaiensis genome segment ACATAGCTGCTTTAGCCTGCCAGCAGGATGAAACGACAACCGAGAGAGGCCGGATTCATGACGCAACAGCAACCGCAAACGGAAAGCTGGATGAACGGCGCCGCCATCGTCCTGTCCGATGGCCGTGAAGTACCGATTACCGATGCGATGGTTCGCTCATCGCTGGCACAGCTGGCTGACGCGGATGACACCCGCGAGGAGCCGCTGCGCAAAGTAGGCTAACAGGCGCGATCCCGGATCGGGCCGCCGACAGACACAGCGGATAAGTGTTGAAATGGCCGGCCAGCGGACGCTTGCCGGCGGATCGACGAAGCGTCAGGTTTTCAGCTTGAAGGCCAGCGCCTTGAACACCTGTTGCAGGTCCTTGGCACCGCCCTTGAGCTGCACCTTGGTGCTGGAGAACTCCCGACGCACGGGATAATCGCGGCGCATGGCGTCAAACGCTGCTGCCCGCTCGCTCTCCGGCAGATCGAGCACCCGCCGGTAGCGGGCGTCGTCGCGACGCACGTCGTAGCAGGCGCGAATCGCCAGGTGAGCGGCTTCCTGAGCAGTCGCCGACGCCGTAAACGAAAGCTTGCTCAAGGCCGGATCGGCCATAAACTGACCACTCTTCTTGCGAGCCGGCAAACCCAGGAAACGACACAGCGCCTGGTAGATCCGCT includes the following:
- a CDS encoding PA1571 family protein; its protein translation is MTQQQPQTESWMNGAAIVLSDGREVPITDAMVRSSLAQLADADDTREEPLRKVG